A genome region from Chloroflexi bacterium ADurb.Bin180 includes the following:
- the hddC_2 gene encoding D-glycero-alpha-D-manno-heptose 1-phosphate guanylyltransferase, with protein MKAVVMAGGEGSRLRPLTIHRPKPMVPMVNKPVIVHILDLLKRHGITSVVLTLQYMADVVQDYLGDGSSMGMEINYSIEEVPLGTAGSVKNAQKYLDEPFIVISGDAVTDFDLKAITDFHSSRGAKATLTLYHVPNPLEYGVVITGPDGRILEFQEKPSWGQVISDTVNTGIYVLEPEVLDLFEAGKSFDFSKDLFPILLNNGDPLYGYVSGGYWCDVGNIQEYIRASSDVLESRVHLEPIGKESVGGVWTGEGVEIAPDAQLYGPIYLGDGVKIKGGVVVRGPTVIRPYTIVDNRAQVDRSIIWRNSYIGEGAELRGAIVGRQCNIKSNAVIFEGAVVGDTSTIGERAVIHPNVKIWPDKLVEAGATVKSSIIWGSQGRRVLFGRYGITGQVNVDLTPEFATKLGAAFGASLPKGSIVTINRDPHRSPRMLKRALISGLPSAGVHVRDLRSVPIPVARYITRKIGASGGLHVRLSPHDARTVDIKFMDRRGLNLSKDAERNIERVFFREDFRRVYLDEIGTIDYQPDVIETYTADFLAKLNTQAIQAARFSIVVDYANAPSSLVLPCILRDLGVRVVELNAGLDESRMSIPPQEFQQSLDQLATICSALRTNLGARLDVGGEKLFLVDDRGKIVPSGLATMALATLALRASGGGIAAVPVTVSRTMEGVASQYGGTVIRTKTDMHDVMEAATREGVVIAADGMDNYAFPQFQPAADGMMALAKLLECLATQKTSLSQITDALPPQHMAVRVVPCPWEAKGMVMRLLHERYKGDLDAQIDGVKVILGNDWVLVLPDPDQPLFRVYAESDTQLAADDLAGKYARIVESLQK; from the coding sequence ATGAAAGCAGTCGTGATGGCTGGCGGTGAGGGTTCGCGCCTGCGCCCACTGACGATCCACCGACCCAAGCCCATGGTTCCCATGGTCAACAAGCCGGTGATCGTTCACATTCTGGATCTGTTGAAACGGCACGGGATCACCAGCGTAGTGCTCACGCTGCAGTACATGGCGGACGTAGTGCAGGATTACCTCGGCGACGGTTCCTCGATGGGCATGGAGATCAACTACTCTATCGAGGAGGTGCCCCTGGGTACGGCCGGGAGCGTGAAGAACGCCCAGAAGTACCTGGATGAGCCGTTCATCGTGATCAGCGGCGACGCCGTCACTGACTTTGACCTCAAGGCCATCACCGACTTTCATTCTTCCAGGGGCGCCAAGGCTACCCTCACGCTGTATCACGTACCCAACCCCCTGGAGTACGGTGTGGTGATCACTGGTCCTGACGGGCGCATCCTAGAGTTCCAGGAAAAGCCAAGCTGGGGCCAGGTGATCTCGGACACGGTGAACACGGGCATCTATGTGCTCGAGCCGGAGGTGCTTGACCTCTTCGAGGCGGGCAAGTCCTTTGATTTCAGCAAGGACCTCTTCCCAATCCTGCTCAACAACGGCGACCCCCTCTATGGCTATGTGTCCGGCGGCTACTGGTGCGACGTGGGCAACATACAGGAGTACATCCGCGCCAGCAGTGATGTACTCGAGAGCCGCGTCCATCTTGAGCCAATTGGCAAAGAGAGCGTTGGTGGTGTTTGGACTGGCGAGGGAGTAGAGATCGCTCCCGATGCCCAGCTCTATGGCCCCATCTATCTCGGCGACGGGGTCAAAATCAAAGGCGGGGTCGTCGTTCGCGGGCCGACGGTGATCCGCCCCTACACCATCGTCGACAACCGGGCTCAGGTCGATCGAAGCATCATCTGGCGCAACTCGTACATCGGCGAAGGTGCCGAGCTGCGAGGAGCCATTGTCGGCCGGCAATGCAACATCAAGAGCAATGCCGTGATCTTTGAGGGTGCGGTCGTTGGTGATACCAGCACCATCGGCGAGAGAGCGGTCATCCATCCCAACGTCAAGATCTGGCCAGACAAGCTGGTTGAGGCGGGAGCAACGGTCAAGTCCAGCATCATCTGGGGTTCCCAGGGCCGCCGCGTCCTGTTTGGCCGTTATGGCATCACCGGACAGGTGAACGTTGACCTCACGCCCGAGTTCGCGACCAAGCTCGGCGCGGCATTCGGTGCTTCCTTGCCCAAGGGAAGTATCGTTACCATCAATCGTGACCCGCATCGCAGCCCCCGCATGCTCAAACGTGCCCTGATCAGCGGCCTGCCCAGTGCCGGCGTCCACGTCCGCGACCTGCGCAGCGTGCCGATCCCGGTGGCGCGCTATATCACACGCAAGATCGGCGCCAGTGGCGGTTTGCATGTGCGCTTGTCCCCCCACGACGCTCGCACCGTCGACATCAAGTTCATGGACCGCCGCGGCCTCAACCTCAGCAAAGATGCCGAGCGGAATATCGAGCGGGTCTTTTTCCGCGAGGATTTCCGCCGCGTCTATCTCGACGAGATTGGCACCATCGACTACCAGCCGGACGTGATCGAAACCTACACGGCCGACTTTTTGGCCAAACTGAATACTCAGGCTATCCAGGCAGCGCGCTTCTCTATCGTGGTGGACTATGCCAATGCTCCTTCGTCGCTGGTGCTCCCATGCATCCTGCGCGACCTCGGTGTGCGGGTCGTAGAGTTGAACGCAGGCCTCGATGAATCCAGGATGTCGATCCCGCCGCAAGAGTTCCAGCAGTCGCTGGACCAACTGGCGACCATTTGCTCGGCGCTGCGCACCAACCTCGGAGCGCGGCTTGACGTCGGCGGCGAAAAGCTCTTTCTGGTCGATGACCGCGGCAAAATCGTGCCAAGCGGATTGGCCACGATGGCCCTCGCGACTCTGGCGCTGCGTGCTTCTGGCGGTGGCATCGCCGCCGTTCCGGTCACTGTCTCCAGGACGATGGAGGGCGTCGCCAGCCAGTATGGCGGCACGGTCATTCGCACCAAGACCGATATGCACGATGTTATGGAAGCAGCGACCCGCGAGGGTGTGGTGATTGCGGCAGACGGAATGGACAACTATGCCTTTCCGCAGTTTCAGCCTGCCGCTGATGGCATGATGGCCCTGGCCAAACTGCTCGAATGCCTGGCCACGCAGAAAACCAGCCTGTCGCAGATCACGGATGCCCTGCCTCCACAGCATATGGCGGTGCGAGTAGTACCCTGTCCCTGGGAGGCCAAGGGTATGGTTATGAGGCTGCTTCACGAGCGCTACAAGGGCGACCTAGATGCACAGATAGACGGGGTCAAGGTCATCCTTGGCAATGACTGGGTGCTGGTACTTCCGGACCCTGATCAGCCGCTGTTCAGGGTCTATGCCGAATCGGATACCCAGCTCGCTGCCGATGACCTGGCCGGCAAGTACGCCCGCATCGTAGAGAGCCTGCAGAAGTAG
- the asnS_1 gene encoding Asparagine--tRNA ligase — MRIRTLDAPAHIGERVHLCGWMHSWRDMGQFGFLVLRDGAGTFQAVLDNANEIAKLRGLQFESVLDVEGLITAEPRAAVGAEMHDCRIEVLSPVLEPLPFEINKKEFKPGLDTFLDYAPIGLRNLQKRALFRISAELMTGYREYLNEQGFVEIQTPKIVGSATESGANVFVLDYFGRPAYLAQSPQFYKQIMVGVFERVFEIGPVFRAEKHNTARHTNEYVSMDLEMGFVDDHTDVMKMLTGVLRHMFTRVTEGCAKEVALLKLKVPAIGESIPSIRMPDAQRIILERYKEDCRGEPDLAPQHEAWLCEYAAKELGSEFLFVTHYPTAKRPFYALPDEQEPTLTKSFDLLFRGCEVVTGGQRIHRYEQLLENAAKWGIKAEQISGYLQAFKYGMPPHGGFGMGLERLLMQLTGQTNLREVTLFPRDQDRLAP; from the coding sequence GTGAGAATCCGTACCCTTGATGCTCCCGCCCATATCGGGGAGAGAGTCCATCTCTGCGGCTGGATGCATAGCTGGCGCGATATGGGGCAATTTGGCTTTCTCGTTCTGCGCGACGGAGCGGGAACGTTCCAGGCGGTACTGGACAATGCCAATGAGATAGCCAAGCTGCGCGGGCTGCAATTCGAGTCGGTGCTTGACGTGGAGGGGCTGATCACGGCAGAGCCACGGGCCGCTGTGGGGGCGGAGATGCACGACTGCCGCATCGAGGTGCTGTCACCGGTGCTGGAGCCGTTGCCGTTTGAGATTAACAAGAAGGAATTCAAACCAGGTCTGGATACCTTCCTGGACTATGCACCCATCGGGTTGCGCAACCTGCAGAAACGGGCCCTCTTCCGCATTTCGGCCGAGCTGATGACCGGCTACCGCGAATACCTGAATGAGCAAGGGTTTGTGGAGATCCAGACGCCCAAGATCGTTGGCTCAGCTACCGAGAGCGGAGCGAACGTGTTTGTGTTGGACTATTTCGGGCGACCTGCTTACCTGGCACAGAGTCCCCAGTTCTACAAGCAGATCATGGTGGGTGTTTTCGAGCGCGTGTTCGAAATCGGGCCCGTCTTTCGGGCCGAAAAGCACAACACGGCGCGGCACACGAATGAGTACGTCAGTATGGATCTGGAGATGGGCTTTGTCGATGATCACACTGACGTCATGAAGATGCTGACCGGCGTGCTGCGTCACATGTTCACGCGGGTGACGGAGGGGTGTGCGAAAGAGGTAGCTCTGCTCAAGCTGAAGGTGCCCGCAATCGGCGAGTCGATTCCGTCCATCCGTATGCCCGATGCACAGCGGATCATCCTTGAGCGGTACAAAGAGGATTGCCGGGGTGAGCCGGATTTGGCGCCGCAGCATGAAGCCTGGCTGTGCGAATACGCAGCGAAGGAACTGGGTTCAGAGTTCCTGTTCGTGACACACTACCCGACCGCCAAGCGGCCTTTCTACGCCTTGCCCGACGAGCAAGAGCCCACCCTGACCAAGAGCTTTGACCTGCTGTTCCGCGGCTGCGAGGTGGTCACGGGCGGGCAGCGCATCCATCGTTACGAACAGCTGCTGGAGAACGCAGCCAAGTGGGGCATCAAGGCGGAGCAGATCAGCGGCTACCTGCAGGCCTTCAAGTACGGTATGCCTCCGCACGGCGGATTTGGCATGGGCCTGGAGCGCCTGCTGATGCAGCTCACCGGGCAGACGAACCTGCGCGAAGTCACTCTGTTCCCACGCGATCAGGATCGCCTCGCACCGTAA
- the yciB_1 gene encoding putative L,D-transpeptidase YciB precursor, translating into MTTSQVQNLLELGQSVARKGDWVQARRHLEEVLRLDPHNEEALLWLAGIAEDPQQSLRYLRQVLKLNPRNKRAQAGLAWAQDRAAVARGSTPGSSRSSRIFRVLAFLLLLTGIVAGAVLALNYREQLTDLVFPPTPTPTATATATATATQTLTPTATPTSTATPTPTSTLTSTATSTPTQTSTPTETSTPTETATPTETATPTETPTPARGAKWIEVDISTQSLVAWEGEVEVFRTRVSTGTTRTPTVLGRYRVYHKLLSQTMVGPGYVQPDVPYIQYFYLGYGLHGAYWHNDFGTRRSHGCVNLTVPDSKWLFYWTDPVLPAGASQVYDPTNGTLVVVHE; encoded by the coding sequence ATGACTACCAGCCAGGTCCAGAATCTGCTCGAACTCGGTCAGTCCGTTGCCAGGAAAGGCGACTGGGTGCAGGCTCGCCGCCACCTGGAAGAGGTGCTGCGGCTAGACCCGCACAACGAAGAGGCATTGCTCTGGTTGGCGGGGATTGCCGAGGACCCACAGCAGTCTCTGCGCTACCTGCGACAAGTGCTCAAGCTGAACCCGCGTAACAAGCGTGCTCAAGCTGGCCTGGCCTGGGCTCAGGACCGAGCTGCGGTGGCGAGGGGTTCCACGCCGGGCAGCAGCAGGTCCTCTAGGATTTTCAGGGTGCTGGCCTTTCTTCTCTTGCTCACCGGGATCGTCGCTGGCGCAGTTCTAGCATTGAATTACCGGGAGCAGCTGACTGACCTCGTCTTTCCGCCGACTCCGACGCCAACGGCTACGGCAACCGCAACGGCTACTGCCACTCAGACACTGACACCCACCGCTACGCCGACGAGCACGGCTACGCCTACGCCTACCTCGACTCTAACCAGCACCGCCACCTCGACGCCGACACAGACCTCTACTCCTACCGAGACGTCCACGCCGACGGAAACAGCAACGCCCACCGAGACGGCAACGCCAACTGAGACACCCACGCCGGCCCGCGGCGCCAAGTGGATCGAGGTAGACATCTCCACTCAAAGTCTCGTTGCCTGGGAGGGCGAGGTAGAGGTCTTTCGCACCCGGGTGTCCACGGGGACCACGCGCACGCCGACGGTCCTCGGGCGGTATCGCGTCTACCATAAACTTCTGTCACAGACGATGGTTGGTCCTGGCTATGTGCAGCCGGACGTACCCTACATACAATACTTCTATCTCGGGTACGGGCTGCACGGGGCGTACTGGCATAATGATTTCGGCACGCGGCGCAGTCATGGCTGTGTGAACCTGACCGTGCCTGACTCCAAATGGCTGTTCTACTGGACCGATCCGGTGCTGCCGGCCGGAGCGAGCCAGGTCTATGATCCTACCAATGGCACGCTGGTGGTCGTGCACGAGTGA